The following coding sequences lie in one Leptospira saintgironsiae genomic window:
- a CDS encoding TolC family protein, whose product MNARLIVLISIYTLFSNAAYAEKRNLEEILDVLVKEHPESKSLAGLSQAHKSHSDATGILPDPKIGVAFRNYPTRGGYSTSDRALDTPTMTGVELSVSQEFPFPGKLSTEKKISKLMQTESNFAYIAGVNRILGDFFSRLNKYKYGEKKKAINERILTLLGAQKSISENSYSYGENTLSGVLKATVAKTEAIEKETEYNTQLKDLKSQIEYYQISDKVTFADLYSIDLDSFLENKNEELEVLISAQTSLIEDSPEYKIQAEEEKRLKEQAKLTKYSLAPQTEVFFSYMKRRSQTFALDQGPLNYGVMDTTEYRGDLYSFGVNMRVPVWSALKWNSITGETEHLAEVGKDSVEKTRVQMLSELNRNLAYIKGVSNQIRLVEKRLIPELEKSARAGSFQYASGKVNVQDTLLAQTEILNTKIRLEDLKERKNESILNTLKLLSFIYKDNKTPEHDKHN is encoded by the coding sequence ATGAACGCAAGACTTATTGTCTTAATATCAATTTATACATTATTTTCAAACGCGGCGTACGCAGAAAAAAGGAACCTGGAAGAGATCTTAGATGTTTTAGTAAAAGAACATCCTGAATCCAAGTCACTCGCTGGACTTTCCCAGGCACACAAATCCCACTCAGATGCGACTGGTATATTGCCAGATCCTAAAATAGGAGTGGCTTTCAGAAATTATCCTACTCGAGGAGGATATTCAACCTCCGATCGAGCATTGGACACACCTACAATGACAGGGGTAGAATTATCTGTGTCCCAAGAGTTTCCATTTCCTGGAAAATTGAGCACAGAAAAGAAAATCTCCAAGCTAATGCAGACTGAATCAAACTTTGCTTATATTGCAGGAGTAAATCGGATCTTAGGAGATTTTTTTAGCCGATTAAACAAATACAAATATGGCGAAAAGAAAAAAGCTATCAATGAAAGAATTTTAACTCTTCTTGGCGCTCAAAAATCCATCAGTGAAAACTCATATTCTTACGGAGAAAATACACTATCTGGAGTATTAAAAGCAACTGTTGCCAAAACAGAAGCAATTGAAAAAGAAACAGAATATAATACTCAACTGAAAGACTTGAAGTCTCAGATTGAATATTATCAGATCTCTGATAAGGTGACCTTTGCTGATCTATATTCTATAGATCTGGATTCTTTTTTAGAAAATAAAAACGAAGAATTAGAAGTATTGATTAGCGCACAAACTTCGTTGATTGAAGATTCACCTGAGTATAAGATCCAAGCAGAAGAAGAGAAACGTTTAAAGGAACAGGCAAAACTTACCAAGTATAGTCTTGCCCCCCAAACTGAAGTTTTTTTCTCCTATATGAAACGTAGATCCCAAACTTTCGCTTTGGACCAAGGCCCCTTAAATTATGGGGTGATGGATACCACTGAATATAGAGGAGATCTTTATAGTTTTGGTGTGAATATGAGAGTTCCAGTTTGGTCTGCTCTCAAATGGAATTCGATTACTGGAGAGACCGAACATCTTGCAGAAGTGGGTAAGGACTCTGTCGAAAAAACAAGAGTACAAATGCTCTCCGAACTTAATAGAAACCTAGCCTATATCAAAGGTGTTTCCAATCAGATCCGTTTGGTAGAAAAAAGGCTGATCCCTGAATTAGAAAAATCTGCCAGAGCAGGTTCCTTTCAGTATGCTTCTGGAAAAGTGAATGTACAGGATACACTTCTTGCTCAAACTGAAATTCTAAATACCAAAATACGTTTAGAAGATCTGAAAGAACGTAAAAATGAATCTATCTTAAATACTTTAAAGCTTCTGAGTTTTATCTATAAGGATAACAAAACTCCAGAGCATGATAAACATAACTGA
- a CDS encoding LIC13259/LIC11441 family protein — translation MKKSHYLFLIFILSAGNLFPHEGKETFVLREVVKIHSSIFSENPGNLNVQKLLQLLKENADHKKDTEKFKAALPIAEELGKTTDLSKKRELFERLSNELESIVGHHDKSGVSVFYCPMLKKKWLASGKEIKNPYDSKMKNCGEIIHEAK, via the coding sequence ATGAAAAAATCACATTATCTATTTTTAATTTTTATTCTAAGCGCAGGAAATCTATTTCCTCATGAAGGCAAAGAAACATTTGTCCTGAGAGAAGTTGTCAAAATCCATTCTTCTATCTTTTCAGAAAATCCTGGAAATTTAAATGTTCAAAAATTACTCCAACTCTTAAAGGAAAATGCAGATCACAAGAAAGATACTGAAAAATTCAAAGCAGCACTCCCGATTGCTGAAGAGTTAGGTAAAACTACAGATCTTTCTAAAAAGAGAGAATTATTCGAACGTTTATCCAATGAGCTGGAATCAATTGTAGGTCATCATGATAAATCCGGAGTTTCCGTTTTTTATTGCCCAATGCTTAAAAAGAAATGGTTAGCTTCTGGTAAAGAGATCAAAAATCCATACGATTCAAAAATGAAAAACTGTGGGGAGATCATACATGAAGCCAAATGA
- a CDS encoding efflux RND transporter periplasmic adaptor subunit, with product MKPNDLSTSSFIGWTCKLLAILIIVSLVVDCSSKKDVYYCPMHPHYTSDRPGNCPICNMDLVKKEDTSEHKDHSNASNSLQAAESISNEDHSSHLSETSSEKNSRELILSFEKQQSIGIKTELVSKRNLVKKISAYSSVAYDPELYSALSEYKEAVRSSEFLSPEIIRNLQLRLRQLGLSLDQIRIWTSGARDPSELILGGKSGRAHIYSQIYESDFTTVKVGLPIKFKTDVYPEKEFIGKIKSIDVILDKNNRTLRLRSEVSDPSQLLKPQMFGDTVIQVSLPNVLSVPTSAILDTGKQKIAYVQTAPDKFQAVSVQTGKNIEPWVEVLSGVQENQRVVTESTFLIDSEAKIRFGSDSHAH from the coding sequence ATGAAGCCAAATGATCTTTCTACTTCTTCATTTATAGGATGGACCTGCAAACTTTTAGCCATTCTTATAATTGTATCCTTGGTAGTGGACTGTTCTTCTAAGAAAGATGTCTACTATTGCCCGATGCATCCTCATTATACTTCGGATCGCCCAGGGAATTGCCCGATTTGTAATATGGATTTGGTCAAAAAGGAAGACACCTCAGAACATAAGGATCATTCGAATGCAAGTAACTCCTTGCAAGCGGCTGAATCCATATCCAATGAAGATCATTCTTCTCACTTGTCAGAAACTTCTTCCGAAAAAAATTCAAGAGAGTTAATTCTCTCTTTTGAAAAACAACAATCTATCGGGATTAAAACTGAATTAGTGAGCAAAAGAAATCTGGTTAAAAAGATCAGCGCTTATTCAAGCGTTGCCTATGATCCAGAATTGTATTCTGCATTAAGTGAATATAAAGAGGCAGTTCGTTCTTCTGAATTTCTTTCTCCTGAAATCATTCGAAATCTTCAGTTAAGACTTAGGCAATTGGGTTTAAGTCTGGACCAAATTAGAATTTGGACTTCCGGAGCAAGAGATCCATCCGAGTTGATCTTGGGAGGGAAATCGGGAAGGGCACATATCTATTCTCAGATCTATGAATCAGATTTTACTACGGTGAAGGTTGGACTTCCTATCAAATTTAAAACTGATGTTTATCCTGAGAAAGAATTTATAGGAAAGATAAAAAGTATAGATGTGATCTTGGATAAGAATAATCGCACGCTTAGATTAAGAAGTGAGGTTTCAGATCCAAGCCAACTTTTAAAACCTCAAATGTTCGGAGATACTGTGATACAGGTTTCTCTTCCAAATGTATTATCTGTTCCGACTTCCGCGATTTTAGATACTGGAAAACAAAAGATTGCCTATGTGCAAACCGCTCCTGATAAATTCCAGGCAGTTTCAGTACAAACAGGAAAGAATATAGAGCCATGGGTTGAAGTTTTATCCGGTGTCCAAGAAAACCAAAGAGTAGTGACTGAGTCTACTTTCCTGATCGATTCGGAAGCAAAGATCAGATTCGGCTCTGACTCTCATGCTCATTAA
- a CDS encoding efflux RND transporter permease subunit → MIQSIIRFSAENKFLVLLVTLAILVASYVSMKTIPLDAIPDLSDTQVIVYSRWDRSPDIMEDQVTYPIITSLLGAPKIKVVRGFSDFGFSYVYVIFQDGTDIYWARSRVLEYLSRIQPLLPAGVKTELGPDASAVGWVYQYALIDQTGNNSLVDLRTYQDFHLRYLLNSVPGVSEVAGIGGFKKQYQITIHPNALRSYNVDFETVIQKVRESNQETGGRLLEISGAEYMVRGRGYLSSLTDIENIPLSTDVNGTPVLLKNVASVQFGPDIRRGIADLDGEGDVVAGTIVMRHGENALSVIERVKTKLEEIKKNLPKGAELITTYDRSELIEHAISNLKFKLIEEMIIVSIVILIFLWHFPSAIIPILTIPISVIIAFIPMNLFDINANIMSLAGMAISIGVLVDGAIVEVENAYKKLEEWEAGGRIGDYHAVRLEALLEVGPSVFFSLLVIAVAFFPIFTLVDQEGRLFRPLAYSKNIAMAVAAFLAITLDPAVRMLFTRMEPFQFKNVFLSKIATTMLVGKYYPEEKHPVSKILFRFYEPACRYVLHRPKMIIVSAFTLVVLTIPVYFSLGSEFMPQLYEESFLYMPTTLPGISVAEAEKLMISMDKKLKSFPEVKRVFGKAGRSDTATDPAPFSMMETVILLKPQDQWRKADRFYSNLPRIFQYPFLPFISERLTKDELIEKMNKEMQFPGATNAWTMPIKTRIDMLSTGMRTPIGIKILGSSLEEIESIGIKIETLLKTDKNVRSVFAERTAGGYFLDLNLRREKLARYNISVETAQQIIVAAIGGEPITQTIEGRERFSVNVRYPRELRDSLDKIKTILVPTKEFGHIPISEIASIGAKTGPSMIRDENGFLAGYVYVDPSTSDIGGFVDKAKEKVSESIVLPPGYSIVWSGQYENMIRVRERMMYILPLTIFIIFLLLYFNTKSYIKTTIVLLAVPFSLIGAVGLLYILDYQISVAVWVGMIALMGLDAETGVFMLLYLDLSYEDAKKKGRLRTREDLIEAIIHGAVHRIRPKIMTVLAAMMGLLPIMWSASTGSDVMKRIAAPMVGGLVTSFILELLVYPPIYMLWKEGKLGDILPVLPLTLTKKKRTKSI, encoded by the coding sequence ATGATCCAATCTATCATTCGTTTTTCGGCAGAAAATAAGTTTTTAGTTCTTCTTGTTACTTTGGCAATATTAGTCGCATCTTATGTGTCCATGAAAACAATTCCATTGGATGCGATCCCTGATCTTTCGGATACTCAGGTGATTGTATATTCTCGCTGGGACAGAAGTCCAGACATTATGGAAGATCAGGTCACATATCCGATCATCACTTCTCTTTTAGGTGCTCCTAAGATCAAAGTGGTTCGAGGATTTTCAGATTTCGGTTTTTCATATGTATATGTGATCTTCCAAGATGGAACAGATATCTATTGGGCCCGATCTAGAGTATTAGAATATCTTTCTAGAATACAGCCCTTACTTCCTGCAGGAGTAAAAACAGAATTAGGGCCTGATGCGAGTGCTGTTGGATGGGTATACCAATATGCATTGATAGACCAAACAGGCAATAATTCGCTCGTGGATTTAAGAACTTATCAGGATTTTCACCTTCGATACTTATTAAATTCAGTTCCAGGAGTTTCTGAAGTAGCAGGAATAGGTGGATTCAAAAAACAATACCAGATCACAATACATCCAAATGCATTAAGGTCCTATAATGTAGATTTTGAAACTGTTATTCAGAAAGTCAGAGAAAGTAACCAAGAAACCGGAGGACGGCTACTGGAAATTTCTGGTGCGGAATATATGGTTAGAGGAAGAGGTTATCTTTCTTCTTTAACTGATATAGAGAATATTCCTCTTTCTACAGACGTAAATGGAACTCCAGTTCTCTTAAAAAACGTGGCCTCAGTTCAGTTCGGACCTGATATCAGGCGAGGGATCGCAGATTTAGATGGAGAAGGGGACGTCGTCGCAGGTACAATTGTAATGCGCCATGGAGAAAATGCACTTTCTGTAATCGAAAGAGTAAAAACCAAATTGGAAGAAATCAAAAAGAATCTTCCAAAAGGTGCAGAACTCATCACCACGTACGATAGATCAGAACTGATTGAACATGCAATCAGCAATCTGAAATTCAAATTGATAGAAGAGATGATCATTGTTTCGATAGTGATACTCATCTTTTTATGGCATTTTCCTTCTGCCATTATTCCAATTCTTACGATCCCAATTTCAGTCATCATCGCATTCATTCCAATGAATCTATTCGATATCAATGCGAATATCATGTCTTTAGCGGGCATGGCGATCTCCATCGGTGTGCTTGTAGACGGAGCAATCGTAGAAGTTGAGAATGCTTACAAAAAATTAGAAGAATGGGAAGCAGGAGGAAGAATCGGTGACTACCATGCCGTCCGTTTAGAAGCGTTACTCGAAGTAGGACCTTCCGTATTTTTTTCTCTACTTGTGATCGCTGTGGCATTCTTTCCTATATTCACACTTGTAGACCAAGAAGGGAGGTTATTTCGTCCATTAGCGTATTCTAAAAATATTGCAATGGCGGTTGCTGCCTTCTTGGCGATCACTTTAGATCCTGCAGTTAGAATGTTATTCACAAGAATGGAACCATTCCAGTTTAAGAATGTATTTCTTTCTAAGATAGCAACTACTATGCTCGTCGGGAAATATTATCCGGAAGAGAAACATCCAGTTAGTAAGATTCTATTTAGATTCTATGAACCAGCTTGTCGTTACGTTCTTCATAGACCTAAAATGATTATTGTTTCTGCTTTCACATTGGTGGTTTTGACGATCCCTGTTTATTTCAGTTTAGGTTCTGAATTTATGCCTCAACTATATGAGGAATCTTTTCTATATATGCCTACCACGTTGCCTGGGATCTCCGTAGCAGAAGCAGAAAAACTAATGATCTCTATGGATAAAAAACTCAAAAGTTTTCCTGAAGTGAAACGTGTTTTCGGAAAAGCAGGGCGCTCAGATACAGCCACAGATCCAGCACCATTCTCTATGATGGAAACTGTGATACTTCTTAAACCCCAAGATCAATGGAGAAAGGCAGACAGATTTTATTCAAATCTACCAAGGATCTTCCAATATCCATTTCTTCCTTTTATATCTGAAAGACTGACTAAAGACGAGTTAATAGAGAAGATGAACAAGGAGATGCAATTCCCTGGAGCCACAAATGCATGGACCATGCCGATTAAAACCCGGATCGATATGTTGAGCACAGGTATGAGAACTCCAATCGGAATTAAGATTTTAGGCTCTTCTCTGGAAGAAATAGAATCTATCGGGATCAAAATTGAAACACTTCTTAAAACAGATAAAAATGTAAGAAGTGTATTTGCAGAAAGAACAGCTGGCGGTTATTTCCTAGATCTAAATCTAAGAAGGGAAAAATTAGCAAGGTATAATATATCTGTAGAGACTGCACAACAGATCATAGTAGCGGCAATTGGCGGCGAACCAATTACACAAACCATAGAAGGTAGAGAACGTTTTTCAGTCAATGTGCGTTATCCTCGAGAATTACGAGATTCTTTGGATAAGATCAAAACCATTTTAGTGCCTACAAAAGAATTCGGTCATATACCGATTTCCGAAATTGCAAGTATAGGGGCAAAAACTGGTCCTTCTATGATCCGAGATGAGAATGGATTTTTAGCCGGGTATGTGTATGTGGATCCTTCTACTTCAGATATTGGAGGTTTTGTAGATAAGGCCAAGGAGAAGGTCTCAGAATCCATCGTGCTTCCTCCTGGATATTCCATAGTTTGGAGTGGTCAATATGAGAATATGATACGTGTCAGGGAAAGAATGATGTACATTCTGCCTTTGACAATCTTCATTATATTTTTGTTATTGTACTTCAATACTAAATCTTATATCAAAACAACAATTGTGCTTCTGGCGGTGCCATTCTCTTTGATTGGTGCAGTTGGGCTTCTTTATATTCTCGACTACCAAATTTCAGTAGCAGTTTGGGTAGGAATGATTGCACTAATGGGATTAGATGCTGAAACAGGAGTCTTTATGCTCTTATATTTGGATCTTTCCTATGAGGATGCCAAGAAAAAGGGGAGATTAAGGACTAGAGAAGATCTGATAGAAGCGATCATCCACGGTGCAGTACATAGGATCCGACCTAAGATAATGACTGTACTTGCTGCAATGATGGGACTTCTGCCTATCATGTGGTCCGCAAGCACAGGTTCAGATGTGATGAAAAGGATCGCTGCACCCATGGTAGGAGGACTTGTGACCAGTTTTATTCTGGAACTTTTAGTATATCCTCCAATATACATGCTTTGGAAGGAGGGGAAGCTGGGAGATATTCTACCGGTCCTTCCTTTAACTTTAACCAAGAAAAAAAGAACGAAATCAATTTAA
- a CDS encoding LIC_10421 family protein: protein MKKTIATILFSLILAGNISAFTELDNLLIAEATTPDLKKIAKEYFSKKAKDHKDLADKYKSLAGQSHGGKATADAAEKEKYKKLADHCEKEAAAYKTQADKF, encoded by the coding sequence ATGAAAAAGACCATCGCAACCATTCTGTTTTCCCTGATCCTAGCAGGTAATATTTCTGCATTTACCGAATTGGATAACCTTCTCATCGCAGAAGCAACCACCCCGGATCTAAAAAAGATCGCAAAAGAGTATTTTAGCAAAAAGGCAAAAGATCATAAAGATCTGGCGGATAAATATAAATCCTTAGCTGGTCAATCCCACGGAGGAAAGGCTACTGCAGATGCAGCAGAGAAGGAAAAATATAAAAAGCTAGCCGATCATTGTGAAAAAGAAGCAGCAGCTTACAAAACACAAGCTGACAAATTCTAA
- a CDS encoding flagellin, which produces MIINHNISALRANNVLKTTNHELDKTTEKLSTGMRINRAGDDALGFAVSERMRTQIRGLAQAERNVMDGVSFIQVTEGNLEQVNNILQRLRELSIQTSNGIYSDDDRKLVQLEVDQLIDEVDRLGKSAEFNKIRPLSGAYSKDSKNPIQLHVGPNQNEKLEIFVDAMNAGALQLETNGKKQTLSTPASSNAMIGILDNAIQRVNKQRSDLGAYYNRLEITAEGLQANYVNMVSAESRVRDADMAEHIVDYTKNQILTKSGVAMLAQANMRPEQVVKLLSERFG; this is translated from the coding sequence ATGATTATCAATCACAACATCAGTGCTCTTCGTGCGAATAACGTACTGAAGACGACCAATCACGAGCTGGATAAGACTACAGAAAAATTATCTACCGGTATGAGGATCAATCGTGCCGGTGATGATGCATTGGGATTTGCTGTTTCCGAAAGGATGCGCACCCAAATTCGCGGTCTTGCCCAAGCTGAAAGAAACGTAATGGATGGAGTTTCATTTATTCAGGTTACCGAAGGTAACTTGGAGCAAGTGAATAATATTCTCCAAAGATTGAGAGAATTATCCATCCAAACTTCCAACGGGATTTACTCGGATGATGATCGTAAACTCGTTCAACTAGAAGTAGATCAACTCATAGACGAAGTGGACAGGCTAGGTAAATCTGCCGAGTTCAATAAGATCCGTCCATTGAGTGGAGCCTACTCCAAGGATTCTAAAAATCCGATCCAGTTGCACGTTGGGCCGAATCAAAACGAGAAGCTGGAAATTTTCGTGGATGCTATGAATGCAGGCGCGCTTCAGTTGGAGACCAACGGGAAAAAGCAGACTTTGTCTACTCCCGCTTCTTCCAATGCGATGATCGGTATTCTTGATAACGCGATCCAAAGGGTGAATAAACAAAGATCCGATCTAGGAGCTTATTATAACCGTTTGGAAATTACAGCGGAAGGTCTGCAGGCAAACTATGTTAATATGGTTTCTGCAGAAAGCCGAGTAAGGGACGCGGATATGGCTGAACATATCGTGGACTATACTAAGAATCAGATTTTAACCAAAAGTGGTGTCGCAATGCTTGCGCAAGCAAACATGAGGCCAGAACAAGTGGTAAAACTTCTGAGTGAAAGATTCGGATAA
- a CDS encoding cob(I)yrinic acid a,c-diamide adenosyltransferase, protein MKIYTKKGDSGTTSLASGTRVSKSDPRVELYGTADELNSAIGVAISFLTKDSKLKDPLERIQNLLFELGSELAGYKKKDDSSCILEEDISELEKEIDLWQDSLLPLKNFILPGGSSSSSFLHVSRTLARRLERDLVHYKEEGHEVFAENLRFLNRLSDHLFVAARYANFESKIPEPEWKSRAKGK, encoded by the coding sequence ATGAAAATTTATACTAAAAAGGGAGATTCCGGAACCACATCCTTGGCTTCCGGGACCAGGGTCTCCAAATCAGATCCCAGAGTAGAGTTGTACGGAACAGCAGATGAGCTAAATTCTGCAATCGGAGTCGCAATTTCTTTCCTAACAAAGGATTCCAAATTAAAAGATCCATTAGAGAGAATTCAAAATTTACTTTTTGAATTGGGATCGGAGCTTGCAGGATATAAGAAGAAGGATGATTCTTCCTGTATCCTAGAAGAGGATATCTCCGAATTGGAGAAGGAGATAGATCTCTGGCAAGATTCACTTCTTCCTTTGAAAAATTTTATACTACCTGGCGGATCATCATCTTCTTCTTTTTTGCATGTCTCCAGGACATTAGCGAGAAGACTAGAAAGAGACCTAGTACATTATAAAGAAGAAGGTCACGAGGTCTTTGCAGAAAATCTTAGATTCCTGAACAGACTTTCTGATCATCTATTCGTTGCAGCAAGATACGCAAATTTTGAATCTAAAATCCCGGAACCAGAATGGAAATCCAGAGCCAAAGGCAAATAA
- a CDS encoding peptide MFS transporter, translated as MEIQSQRQITHPRGLYVLFFVEMWERFSFYGMRALLVLFLTKELLMQDAQAGRIYGFYNGFVYLTPILGGLLADRFLGYKRSIFLGGILMMFGHLSLAFNGLWTFYLGLGLLIAGNGFFKPCISTVVGRIYELEGKPELKDSGFTIFYFGINLGAILGTWACANLAEYKGWHYGFGIAAVGMLIGLIIFGFLGRRVNPDAFLANGNQGTSDSETEDPKQNRERIFAIMVFSAITITFWASYEQIGSSLSLIIDRYVDRNVFGWEIPAANYQSLNPLFVVSLALVVSWIWKIFEESGRHISTVTKFCLGLIVLGLGYLLLSLVTFGSSEKFSSIWIILSILLLTIGELFLSPVGLSLVTKLAPVKVASMMMGFWFLANFFAHVLAGELTRFMGGRESLSGFFLIFFFLPTITAIGLFLFRKKLESWMHGVK; from the coding sequence ATGGAAATCCAGAGCCAAAGGCAAATAACCCATCCTAGAGGTTTATATGTTCTCTTCTTCGTGGAAATGTGGGAGAGATTTTCTTTTTACGGAATGAGAGCACTTCTTGTTCTGTTTTTGACCAAAGAACTTTTGATGCAAGACGCTCAGGCGGGGAGAATATACGGATTTTATAATGGATTTGTATATCTGACACCAATCCTTGGCGGTTTACTGGCAGATAGATTTTTAGGATACAAACGTTCCATCTTCTTGGGTGGAATTCTAATGATGTTTGGTCATCTTTCCTTGGCGTTTAATGGTCTTTGGACTTTTTATTTAGGGCTCGGACTTTTGATCGCAGGAAACGGTTTTTTCAAACCATGCATCTCTACTGTTGTTGGAAGAATTTATGAATTAGAAGGTAAGCCGGAACTAAAAGATTCTGGTTTTACTATATTCTATTTTGGGATCAATTTGGGTGCTATCTTAGGGACCTGGGCATGTGCAAATCTTGCCGAATATAAAGGTTGGCATTATGGATTCGGGATCGCAGCTGTTGGAATGTTAATCGGTCTTATTATCTTTGGATTTTTAGGAAGAAGGGTAAATCCAGATGCATTCTTAGCGAATGGAAATCAAGGGACATCAGATTCAGAAACAGAAGATCCTAAACAAAACAGAGAAAGAATTTTTGCTATTATGGTTTTCTCTGCGATTACGATCACTTTCTGGGCTTCCTATGAACAGATTGGTTCTTCTTTAAGTTTGATCATTGATCGATATGTGGACAGAAATGTTTTTGGCTGGGAAATCCCTGCTGCGAATTACCAATCTTTGAATCCACTTTTTGTAGTGAGTTTGGCACTTGTTGTTTCTTGGATCTGGAAAATATTCGAAGAATCAGGAAGGCATATTTCCACAGTGACTAAGTTCTGTTTAGGACTGATCGTTTTAGGATTAGGATACCTTCTTCTTTCTTTAGTAACTTTTGGATCGAGTGAAAAATTTTCCTCTATTTGGATCATTCTTTCTATTCTACTTTTAACGATCGGGGAATTGTTTTTGTCTCCAGTTGGTTTGTCGTTAGTTACAAAATTAGCTCCTGTAAAAGTCGCTTCTATGATGATGGGATTTTGGTTTTTAGCAAACTTCTTCGCTCATGTTCTTGCCGGAGAATTAACTAGGTTCATGGGAGGAAGAGAATCCTTATCAGGATTTTTCCTGATCTTCTTCTTTTTACCTACAATCACTGCGATCGGTCTATTTCTGTTCCGTAAAAAACTAGAATCTTGGATGCATGGTGTAAAATGA
- a CDS encoding C40 family peptidase yields the protein MRVRILTVYLLLIFSVPIFADPFEDLLKSDWDKSQTLLIKNSVFQKLGQRAGSKEVLKITKNVIPWAILEGVSPEKTAELIVNLDFAVKEGLTFEEAEDAIPVVSKREISKEDFSYIGLYFKETKKAGIREEVRNRFVEAAMEKKWDGFSVLAGGRALIAGKLVDFPENRLASKILTQFPAKGRSIPFAKTESTFKSVLDSKLDGASYILLSNLKKLHEGEKVTSAQKYASARAVETSLEEVGGIVIGDRPRIEPLPDPPLVPNLPEPGEPTEPDKPSKESWETLSSSILQKVAKEWVGTPYKWANAAKTGTDCSGFTFRVLTDGRIGVPEKMVSRASSAQTKMGTGVSHNEMRSGDLIFFSASPNQSKVTHVGMVLNGEEFAHASSTRGVVIDKIRMKWWIDRFVMSRRVFKKVIN from the coding sequence ATGAGAGTTCGGATCTTAACAGTTTACCTTCTTCTTATATTCTCCGTTCCAATATTTGCAGATCCCTTCGAGGATTTACTTAAAAGCGATTGGGACAAATCACAAACACTTCTAATCAAAAACTCTGTTTTTCAAAAATTAGGACAAAGAGCTGGAAGCAAAGAAGTTCTGAAGATCACTAAAAATGTGATCCCTTGGGCCATCTTAGAAGGTGTAAGCCCAGAAAAAACAGCAGAACTCATCGTAAATCTGGACTTCGCAGTAAAAGAAGGTCTTACATTTGAAGAAGCAGAAGATGCAATCCCTGTCGTTTCTAAAAGAGAAATTTCAAAAGAAGATTTCAGCTATATAGGTTTATACTTTAAAGAAACCAAAAAAGCAGGAATCAGAGAAGAAGTCAGAAACCGTTTTGTAGAAGCCGCCATGGAAAAAAAATGGGACGGATTTTCAGTACTCGCAGGCGGAAGAGCACTCATCGCAGGTAAATTAGTAGATTTTCCGGAAAACCGTTTAGCTTCCAAAATACTGACCCAATTTCCTGCAAAAGGAAGAAGTATCCCTTTTGCAAAAACGGAAAGCACTTTTAAATCTGTGCTCGATTCAAAGCTGGATGGGGCTTCCTATATTCTTCTTTCTAATTTAAAAAAACTGCATGAAGGGGAGAAGGTAACATCCGCTCAAAAATATGCATCTGCCCGTGCTGTGGAAACTTCATTAGAAGAAGTGGGTGGGATCGTTATTGGAGATAGACCCAGAATTGAACCTCTTCCTGATCCACCTTTAGTTCCGAATCTGCCTGAACCTGGAGAACCAACCGAACCGGATAAGCCGAGTAAAGAGAGTTGGGAAACTTTATCTTCTAGCATACTGCAAAAGGTCGCGAAAGAATGGGTTGGAACTCCTTATAAATGGGCGAATGCGGCAAAAACTGGAACTGATTGTTCAGGATTTACTTTCAGAGTTTTGACAGATGGTCGTATAGGTGTTCCTGAAAAAATGGTATCTCGTGCTTCCAGTGCTCAAACCAAAATGGGAACTGGGGTTTCTCACAATGAAATGAGATCCGGAGACCTAATTTTCTTTTCTGCTTCTCCCAACCAATCGAAAGTAACACATGTAGGTATGGTCTTAAATGGAGAAGAGTTTGCTCATGCTTCTTCTACACGAGGTGTAGTGATCGACAAGATCCGAATGAAATGGTGGATCGATCGATTCGTGATGTCCAGGCGAGTTTTTAAGAAAGTTATAAATTAA